The Macrobrachium rosenbergii isolate ZJJX-2024 chromosome 18, ASM4041242v1, whole genome shotgun sequence genome has a window encoding:
- the LOC136848197 gene encoding uncharacterized protein, translating into MRFSVAVPRSKKPLATAALRKYSRLRRPGGLRREYKKLRSLLPGATRSRHLRKKVGVVEAAYQYICELQAALLDKFSTKGVPEDLAGIVRGKVATASDIQALALHLINNSPSMNNNNNNYNFMRSNYVNTTAPIHPSLLPRPTQQSDLRFTPINNNNKPESDAPSVPKTTTSPSPADTTMNSTVCSSPVPATTHNTVGLPEGCFPCDNNTHVPTGSDAYHPVDGEMPLLSKNISDISLSVREEPTEPSSSSSSFSSRDSSSSSSSSSALLLSSHPSPTIEK; encoded by the exons GCAACAGCCGCGCTGCGCAAATACAGCCGCCTGCGTAGGCCTGGAGGCCTCCGAAGGGAATACAAGAAACTACGGTCCCTCCTCCCAGGGGCGACTCGATCACGCCACCTCAGGAAGAAG GTGGGTGTTGTGGAGGCAGCCTACCAATACATTTGCGAACTTCAGGCAGCTCTTCTGGACAAGTTCTCTACCAAGGGCGTACCAGAAGATCTAGCAG GTATTGTGAGAGGCAAGGTGGCAACAGCATCTGACATCCAGGCACTGGCGTTGCATTTAATCAACAACTCCCCTtcaatgaacaacaacaacaacaactacaacttcATGCGATCCAACTACGTCAACACAACCGCTCCCATACATCCATCGCTCCTTCCACGTCCTACTCAGCAAAGCGACCTTCGATTCACaccaataaacaacaacaacaaacccgAATCAGACGCCCCTTCAGTGCCAAAGACAACCACATCTCCATCCCCAGCAGATACGACGATGAACTCGACAGTATGTTCTTCTCCGGTGCCAGCCACGACTCACAATACAGTAGGCCTACCCGAGGGATGTTTTCCTTGCGATAACAATACCCACGTGCCGACAGGCTCCGACGCCTACCACCCCGTGGATGGCGAGATGCCCCTGTTATCCAAAAATATTTCCGACATATCCCTGTCCGTGAGAGAAGAGCCAACggagccctcctcctcctcctcctccttctcctccagggattcttcttcttcttcttcttcttcttcagccctTCTGCTCTCCTCACATCCGTCGCCCACgatagagaaataa